One Drosophila kikkawai strain 14028-0561.14 chromosome 3L, DkikHiC1v2, whole genome shotgun sequence genomic window carries:
- the LOC138928570 gene encoding nascent polypeptide-associated complex subunit alpha, muscle-specific form-like, which translates to MQVEVPWRPSESPAVPSFANSGNDGEIPGNPGPTTSKPATSMRDDALPQDIVMRDAKPSAVDPPNRPHHPTGKAMEWESEPSDDEEDTGQRFRRRDPVLTPVPCQPLPLHAPPAAMLTRSPEATTSRAVRAPPAAVANRSPEDATPSAVLEPTAATTPPAMTPRSSPLSAALGMSPGTIGQLLDQIPAGVEELIWAAPERWNPDGLVSPPQDATDGRERSPVHASQDPPESERYPLPDGWEHNLPDHRVPAVVWRTISARLAAAQYARQRLRVRTEDGSYQITLRPSGRGTVSFVPRSREGM; encoded by the exons ATGCAGGTCGAAGTCCCGTGGCGGCCTTCAGAGAGCCC GGCCGTACCCTCGTTCGCCAACTCAGGCAACGACGGCGAAATACCAGGGAACCCGGGCCCGACGACTTCGAAGCCTGCGACATCGATGCGAGACGACGCCCTACCGCAGGACATCGTAATGCGGGACGCTAAGCCCAGCGCCGTGGACCCCCCCAATCGTCCACACCACCCCACGGGCAAGGCGATGGAATGGGAGTCGGAGCCTAGCGACGACGAAGAGGACACGGGCCAGCGATTCCGCCGCCGGGATCCGGTCCTGACTCCGGTCCCCTGCCAGCCGTTGCCCCTACATGCACCACCCGCAGCCATGCTCACCCGATCGCCAGAGGCTACCACCTCGCGCGCCGTCCGTGCACCACCCGCAGCCGTGGCCAACCGATCGCCCGAGGATGCCACCCCGAGCGCCGTCCTCGAACCCACCGCAGCCACCACACCCCCTGCGATGACCCCGAGGTCCAGCCCCCTCAGTGCCGCCCTAGGCATGTCACCCGGGACCATCGGGCAACTGTTGGACCAGATCCCAGCTGGGGTCGAAGAATTGATTTGGGCTGCTCCAGAACGCTGGAACCCCGACGGCCTCGTCAGCCCGCCACAGGACGCCACTGACGGACGAGAGAGGAGTCCCGTGCACGCCAGCCAGGACCCGCCGGAAAGCGAGCGATATCCGCTTCCGGACGGATGGGAGCACAACTTACCAGACCACCGTGTGCCTGCCGTGGTGTGGCGGACCATCTCCGCCAGACTCGCCGCCGCCCAGTACGCCCGCCAACGACTACGAGTAAGGACTGAGGATGGGTCGTACCAGATCACCCTCCGGCCCAGCGGACGGGGAACAGTCTCTTTTGTTCCCCGAAGTAGGGAGGGGATGTAA